In the Bacillus shivajii genome, one interval contains:
- the fabD gene encoding ACP S-malonyltransferase: protein MGKTAFLFPGQGSQQIGMGKELAETYDVCLNIFKKADNVLEEEFTNLIFHGDEEELKRTENTQPALLTTSVAILELLKEQGIESHYVAGHSLGEYSALVASGSLSFEDACLAVQKRGQWMEEAVPAGEGTMAAVLGMDRETLVEVTEQATEEASVVEPANFNSPGQIVISGTVAGVERAGELAKEKGAKRVIPLTVSGPFHSSLMKPAAEKMKEHLSHVSFSQPESKVVANVTADIVESPEQIQELLYKQIYSPVLWEDTVQKLVDEGVDTFFELGPGKVLSGLVKKVSRRAKVLPIYDNETLDKALTTLKGE from the coding sequence ATGGGGAAAACAGCTTTTCTATTTCCAGGTCAAGGCTCACAACAAATCGGAATGGGAAAAGAGTTAGCAGAGACATACGATGTGTGTTTAAATATTTTTAAAAAAGCTGACAATGTTTTAGAAGAAGAATTTACGAACTTAATTTTTCACGGTGATGAAGAAGAGTTAAAACGTACGGAAAATACTCAGCCTGCATTACTTACAACAAGTGTCGCGATTTTAGAGTTATTAAAAGAACAAGGGATCGAAAGCCACTATGTAGCAGGGCACAGCTTAGGGGAGTATTCTGCACTGGTCGCAAGCGGTAGTTTAAGTTTTGAAGATGCATGTTTAGCTGTTCAAAAAAGAGGACAATGGATGGAAGAAGCAGTACCAGCTGGTGAAGGAACAATGGCTGCTGTGCTTGGTATGGACCGTGAAACGTTAGTGGAAGTGACGGAACAAGCGACAGAAGAAGCGAGTGTCGTAGAGCCTGCAAACTTTAATAGCCCAGGCCAAATCGTTATTTCTGGTACAGTTGCTGGTGTCGAGCGTGCGGGAGAGCTTGCAAAAGAGAAAGGTGCTAAACGTGTGATCCCGTTAACGGTAAGTGGACCGTTCCACTCATCATTAATGAAACCTGCAGCAGAAAAAATGAAAGAGCACTTGTCACATGTAAGCTTCTCACAACCTGAATCAAAAGTTGTAGCAAACGTGACTGCTGATATTGTAGAAAGCCCTGAACAAATTCAAGAGTTACTATATAAACAGATTTATTCACCTGTTTTATGGGAAGATACGGTACAAAAACTTGTGGATGAAGGTGTCGATACATTTTTTGAATTAGGCCCAGGAAAAGTCTTGAGTGGTTTAGTAAAGAAAGTGTCAAGACGAGCGAAAGTACTACCAATTTATGATAATGAAACACTTGATAAAGCCTTAACGACACTTAAAGGAGAGTGA
- the plsX gene encoding phosphate acyltransferase PlsX — MKLAVDAMGGDHAPESVLYGCKEALNTYKDLSIILVGDESKIKAYMEPSDRVEIIHTDVQIEAEDSPVKAVRRKKDSSMVLAVQQVKEGNADAAISAGNTGALMTAGLLIVGRMKGIERPALSPMLPTLGGDGFLLLDVGANMEAKASHLFQYALMGDVYMKKVRKVEKPRIGLLNVGTEAGKGTELTKEVYALLENSNMEFVGNVEARDLLEGAADVVVCDGFSGNLVLKSIEGTALSLFSLLKEELTSSVKNKLAAGVLKPSFKRVKQKMDYSEYGGAGLFGLNAPVIKAHGSSDERAFFSAIKQAKLMHDEKVAETIKQEIVAYESEKEM; from the coding sequence ATGAAGCTTGCTGTTGATGCGATGGGTGGCGACCATGCACCTGAAAGTGTCTTATACGGGTGTAAAGAAGCATTAAATACATATAAAGACTTGTCTATTATTTTAGTTGGCGACGAGTCTAAAATTAAAGCATATATGGAGCCGTCCGATCGCGTTGAAATCATTCATACAGATGTACAAATAGAAGCAGAAGACTCTCCAGTAAAAGCAGTAAGACGTAAGAAAGATTCATCAATGGTTTTAGCTGTACAGCAAGTGAAAGAAGGAAATGCTGATGCAGCGATTTCTGCTGGAAATACCGGAGCGCTTATGACAGCCGGTCTTTTAATTGTTGGTCGAATGAAAGGAATTGAACGCCCAGCACTGTCACCAATGCTGCCAACACTTGGTGGAGACGGATTCTTATTATTAGATGTTGGAGCAAATATGGAAGCGAAAGCATCGCACCTCTTCCAGTACGCTCTAATGGGTGATGTATACATGAAGAAAGTCCGTAAAGTGGAAAAGCCGAGAATTGGATTACTTAATGTTGGTACAGAAGCAGGGAAGGGCACGGAACTAACAAAAGAAGTATATGCCCTCTTAGAAAACAGTAACATGGAATTTGTCGGAAACGTTGAAGCTCGTGATTTATTAGAAGGTGCAGCAGATGTGGTCGTATGTGACGGATTCTCAGGCAACCTTGTCTTAAAGTCAATCGAAGGAACCGCATTATCCTTATTTTCATTACTTAAAGAGGAACTCACTTCTTCTGTGAAAAATAAGCTTGCTGCTGGCGTACTCAAACCATCTTTTAAGCGAGTAAAACAAAAAATGGACTACTCAGAGTACGGTGGAGCAGGCCTTTTCGGATTAAATGCCCCAGTTATAAAAGCGCATGGCTCATCGGATGAACGTGCATTTTTTAGTGCGATTAAACAAGCGAAATTAATGCATGACGAAAAAGTAGCTGAAACAATTAAACAAGAAATTGTTGCATACGAATCAGAAAAGGAGATGTAA
- the fapR gene encoding transcription factor FapR: MSVDVIRLKLSKKQRQPLLKEKIEENPFITDEALAEHFGVSVQTVRLDRLELNIPEVRARIKDVAKQQYDTVKALALEEVIGEVIDLELDKHAISILDIREEHVFSRNQIARGHHLFAQANSLAVAIIDDELALTTKAEVSFKRQVKAGERVIAKARVVEIKESRTIVEVTSYVEQEMVFRGEFSMYREDQS; encoded by the coding sequence ATGAGTGTGGACGTGATAAGATTGAAACTGTCAAAAAAGCAAAGACAACCGTTATTAAAAGAGAAAATTGAAGAAAATCCATTTATTACAGATGAAGCGTTAGCAGAACATTTTGGAGTGAGTGTACAGACGGTGCGTCTAGATCGTCTTGAATTAAACATTCCAGAAGTTCGTGCGCGAATTAAGGATGTAGCAAAACAGCAGTACGATACTGTTAAAGCGTTAGCCCTCGAAGAAGTCATTGGTGAAGTGATTGACCTTGAGTTAGATAAACATGCAATTTCAATTTTAGATATTCGGGAAGAACACGTTTTTTCTAGAAATCAAATTGCTAGAGGACATCATTTATTTGCCCAAGCTAACTCACTAGCTGTTGCGATTATTGATGACGAATTAGCGTTAACGACAAAAGCGGAAGTCTCATTTAAACGGCAAGTAAAAGCTGGTGAACGTGTTATTGCAAAAGCTCGTGTTGTTGAAATTAAAGAATCTCGGACAATTGTTGAAGTAACAAGTTACGTTGAACAAGAAATGGTCTTTCGCGGTGAATTTTCTATGTACCGTGAAGATCAGTCGTAA
- the recG gene encoding ATP-dependent DNA helicase RecG yields the protein MTESLSNISGVGPRTEEQFEKMGIHTISDLLEYFPFRYEDHAIRPLSEVQHEERVTVRGTVHSEPDLRFFGKKKSRLTVRVLVDGLLVQAIFFNQPYLKNQINLGEEMTFSGKFDRHRLMVTGGTLKKQDPDAEGLEPVYSVKENLKVYQLRKFIKQAFEQYGNSISENLPQQLLTTYKLMSKKEALYHLHFPATAKHLMQAKRRMAYEELLLFQLKMQFFRKKEREADQGQIKDFSQTGIEAFVEKLPFPLTNAQNRVLKEITEDLRSEYRMNRLLQGDVGSGKTVIAACALFAAVKAGFQGALMVPTEILAEQHVSSIKDLLEPFGLKVALLSGSARVKERREVLHNLEAGEVDVLIGTHALIQEGVNFKKLGLVITDEQHRFGVDQRRILRKKGIRPDVLFMTATPIPRTLAISAFGDMDVSVIDELPKGRKVIETHWAKPHMLPRVLDFIERELTKGRQAYVICPLIEESDKLDVQNAIDVHAQLSQALNVYNIGLMHGRLPADEKEEAMDNFADNKTHVLVSTTVVEVGVNVPNATVMVIYDAERFGLSQLHQLRGRVGRGSEQSYCILLADPKSDVGKERMKIMTETNDGFQLSEKDLELRGPGDFFGSKQSGLPNFKIADIVEDYRVLEVARQDATKLVYSEAFWQGEDYRMLRESLEKQGAFKREKLD from the coding sequence ATGACTGAATCATTATCAAATATTTCAGGGGTTGGCCCAAGAACAGAAGAACAATTCGAGAAAATGGGCATCCATACAATTAGCGATTTACTTGAATATTTTCCATTTCGATATGAAGACCATGCGATTCGGCCTCTATCTGAAGTGCAGCATGAAGAAAGAGTGACGGTTCGTGGAACAGTTCATAGTGAACCGGACCTTCGTTTTTTTGGAAAAAAGAAATCTCGGCTGACCGTTCGCGTACTCGTGGACGGTCTCTTAGTTCAGGCGATCTTCTTTAATCAACCATACTTAAAAAATCAAATTAACCTAGGCGAAGAAATGACTTTTAGCGGAAAGTTTGACAGGCACCGTCTAATGGTAACGGGTGGAACGTTAAAAAAACAAGATCCTGATGCTGAAGGATTAGAGCCTGTATATTCCGTAAAGGAAAATTTGAAAGTGTATCAGCTAAGAAAGTTTATTAAACAAGCATTTGAGCAGTATGGCAATTCCATTAGTGAAAATCTTCCACAACAATTGTTAACTACATACAAATTGATGAGTAAGAAAGAAGCACTTTACCACCTCCATTTCCCTGCGACAGCAAAGCACTTAATGCAAGCTAAACGGAGAATGGCTTACGAAGAACTTCTTCTTTTCCAACTGAAAATGCAATTTTTTCGAAAAAAAGAACGTGAAGCAGATCAAGGACAAATAAAAGATTTTTCACAGACAGGTATAGAGGCGTTTGTCGAAAAACTTCCGTTCCCATTAACAAATGCACAAAATCGAGTGTTGAAAGAAATTACAGAAGACCTTCGCTCTGAATATCGAATGAACCGACTTTTGCAAGGGGATGTAGGTTCTGGTAAAACAGTGATTGCAGCTTGTGCGCTATTTGCAGCAGTAAAAGCAGGCTTTCAAGGAGCACTTATGGTTCCAACAGAAATATTGGCAGAACAGCATGTAAGCTCGATAAAAGATTTGTTAGAGCCATTCGGGTTAAAAGTTGCGCTTTTATCTGGATCTGCGAGAGTGAAAGAACGCCGAGAAGTCCTTCACAATCTTGAGGCGGGTGAGGTTGATGTTCTTATTGGAACACATGCACTTATTCAAGAAGGTGTAAACTTTAAGAAATTAGGACTTGTTATTACAGATGAGCAGCATCGCTTTGGTGTTGATCAAAGACGGATATTAAGGAAAAAAGGTATACGCCCAGATGTTCTATTCATGACCGCAACACCCATTCCGCGAACGTTAGCGATCTCAGCATTTGGCGACATGGATGTATCTGTGATAGATGAACTCCCAAAAGGGCGCAAAGTGATTGAAACACATTGGGCAAAGCCGCACATGCTTCCACGAGTATTAGATTTTATTGAAAGAGAATTAACGAAAGGGCGGCAAGCCTACGTGATTTGCCCCCTGATTGAAGAATCAGATAAACTTGATGTGCAAAATGCAATCGATGTGCACGCGCAGTTGTCACAAGCATTAAACGTATACAACATTGGACTGATGCATGGAAGGTTACCAGCTGATGAAAAAGAAGAGGCCATGGATAATTTTGCAGATAATAAAACGCATGTTCTCGTTTCTACAACTGTTGTTGAGGTAGGAGTAAATGTTCCAAACGCGACAGTTATGGTTATTTATGATGCAGAAAGGTTTGGCCTCTCTCAGTTACATCAATTACGTGGGCGAGTTGGACGCGGTAGTGAGCAATCATATTGTATTTTACTAGCTGACCCTAAATCAGATGTCGGTAAAGAACGAATGAAAATTATGACTGAAACGAATGACGGCTTCCAATTGTCGGAAAAAGATCTTGAGTTACGAGGACCGGGAGATTTCTTTGGCTCAAAACAAAGTGGATTACCGAATTTTAAAATTGCCGACATTGTTGAAGACTATAGAGTGTTAGAGGTCGCAAGGCAAGATGCTACAAAGCTTGTCTATTCTGAAGCATTTTGGCAAGGGGAAGATTACCGTATGCTAAGAGAGTCTTTAGAGAAACAAGGGGCTTTCAAACGAGAAAAGTTAGATTAA
- the sdaAA gene encoding L-serine ammonia-lyase, iron-sulfur-dependent, subunit alpha, giving the protein MFRNVQELVEIAEKENLPISEMMIKQEMKIHERSREEIFSQMEKNLDVMEKAVERGIKEQVESVSGLTGGDGKKLYEYIQNNETLSGTQILDGVAKAMATNEVNAAMGTICATPTAGSAGVVPGVLFSVRNKLNPTREDMVRFLFTSGAFGYVVANNASISGAAGGCQAEVGSATGMAAAAIVEMAGGTPKQSATAMAIALKNMLGLVCDPVAGLVEVPCVKRNAFGASNAVVAADLALAGIESRIPCDEVIDAMYKIGESMPSALRETAEGGLAATPTGRKYQEQIFGSSK; this is encoded by the coding sequence ATGTTTCGAAACGTACAAGAACTTGTCGAGATCGCAGAAAAAGAGAATTTACCGATTTCAGAAATGATGATTAAACAAGAAATGAAAATCCATGAGCGTTCGAGAGAAGAAATATTTTCTCAAATGGAAAAGAATTTAGATGTCATGGAGAAGGCGGTTGAAAGAGGAATTAAAGAACAAGTGGAGTCTGTCTCAGGCTTAACGGGTGGAGACGGAAAGAAGCTTTATGAATATATTCAAAACAATGAAACACTTTCAGGAACACAAATTTTAGACGGTGTTGCAAAAGCGATGGCAACGAATGAAGTCAATGCCGCAATGGGAACGATTTGTGCTACGCCAACAGCTGGCTCGGCAGGGGTAGTACCTGGGGTGTTGTTCTCTGTAAGAAATAAATTGAACCCTACAAGAGAAGATATGGTTCGCTTTTTATTTACGAGCGGTGCGTTCGGTTATGTTGTTGCAAATAATGCATCGATATCAGGAGCTGCAGGTGGTTGCCAAGCAGAAGTCGGTTCTGCAACGGGGATGGCTGCAGCAGCAATCGTTGAAATGGCGGGAGGAACACCAAAACAATCAGCCACAGCAATGGCGATTGCGCTTAAAAATATGCTAGGATTAGTATGTGACCCTGTTGCAGGTTTAGTAGAAGTTCCATGCGTAAAACGAAATGCATTTGGAGCATCTAATGCGGTTGTTGCAGCTGATTTAGCGTTAGCAGGAATTGAAAGTCGTATTCCGTGTGATGAAGTCATTGATGCGATGTATAAGATTGGTGAATCAATGCCATCAGCACTAAGAGAAACGGCAGAGGGTGGCTTAGCGGCAACACCGACAGGGCGGAAATACCAAGAGCAAATTTTTGGTTCCTCAAAGTAA
- the sdaAB gene encoding L-serine ammonia-lyase, iron-sulfur-dependent subunit beta has translation MKFRSVFDIIGPVMVGPSSSHTAGAARIGLVARQLFQKEPEWVTFHLYGSFAKTYQGHGTDVALLGGILGFDTFDPRIPKAFELAEEKGMDFSFHEENVNMDHPNTVKIRLGDGQHQMELVGISIGGGKVEIKELNGFKLRLSGNHPAILVVHNDRYGAIASVSTVLAKHEINIGHMEVSRKDVGEEALMVIEVDQNIQNNVMKEVGSLPCVEKVTKIHD, from the coding sequence ATGAAGTTTCGTAGTGTATTCGATATTATTGGCCCTGTCATGGTAGGGCCATCAAGTTCACATACCGCAGGTGCTGCAAGAATAGGGCTTGTTGCAAGACAACTCTTTCAAAAAGAACCAGAATGGGTAACTTTTCATTTATATGGTTCGTTTGCAAAAACTTATCAAGGGCATGGCACAGATGTTGCTTTGTTAGGTGGTATTTTAGGGTTTGATACATTTGACCCTCGTATTCCAAAAGCCTTTGAGCTTGCTGAAGAAAAAGGGATGGACTTTTCATTCCATGAAGAGAACGTGAATATGGACCACCCGAATACAGTAAAAATCAGACTCGGTGATGGACAGCACCAAATGGAACTCGTTGGAATATCAATTGGTGGCGGAAAAGTTGAAATAAAAGAATTAAACGGCTTCAAATTAAGGCTAAGTGGGAACCATCCAGCGATTTTAGTCGTTCATAATGACCGTTACGGTGCGATTGCGTCTGTTTCCACAGTACTCGCAAAGCACGAGATCAACATTGGGCATATGGAAGTTTCACGTAAAGATGTTGGGGAAGAAGCATTAATGGTGATTGAAGTAGATCAAAATATCCAAAATAATGTTATGAAAGAAGTTGGAAGCTTGCCATGTGTTGAAAAAGTAACGAAAATTCATGATTAA
- a CDS encoding DegV family protein, with product MSQVKIVTDSTADIPKNIVEDLNISVVPLKVHFGEETYEDGVDLNASQFYEKLRGASQIPTTSQPTPHQFEAEYRRIHEESPEDDIISIHLSSKLSGTFQSAYIASQTLGDEVPLTVIDSRRASYAIGIIVVEVAKLAKNGASKEECLKRIDELLEDTVVYFMVDTLEYLEKNGRIGKASAVLGSLLKIKPILSLNDEGEVYPFEKVRGNKKAVAKIIQQVEQKYADNPIHVGISHAESEKEAKALMEKIEGSFNVKESIITDIGPVIGTHVGPGTLSVSITNVK from the coding sequence CATTTCCGTTGTCCCGTTAAAAGTACATTTCGGAGAAGAAACGTATGAAGATGGTGTTGATTTAAATGCTTCACAGTTTTATGAAAAACTTAGAGGTGCAAGCCAAATTCCAACGACATCACAGCCAACCCCACATCAATTTGAAGCGGAATACCGTCGTATCCATGAAGAATCACCAGAAGATGACATTATTTCTATTCATTTATCATCAAAACTTAGTGGAACCTTTCAATCTGCCTACATAGCATCACAAACGTTAGGTGATGAAGTTCCACTAACAGTCATCGATTCTCGTCGTGCATCGTATGCTATTGGCATCATTGTTGTCGAAGTTGCTAAGCTAGCAAAGAACGGCGCTTCAAAAGAAGAATGTTTAAAGAGAATTGATGAGCTTCTTGAAGATACGGTTGTTTATTTCATGGTTGATACACTGGAATACCTCGAGAAAAACGGTAGAATCGGAAAAGCCTCAGCAGTTCTCGGTTCACTTTTGAAAATAAAGCCGATTCTTTCATTAAACGATGAAGGTGAAGTTTACCCATTTGAAAAAGTGAGAGGCAACAAAAAAGCTGTCGCAAAAATCATTCAACAAGTTGAACAGAAATATGCAGATAACCCAATTCACGTGGGGATTTCACATGCAGAAAGTGAAAAAGAAGCAAAAGCTCTCATGGAAAAGATCGAAGGCTCCTTTAATGTAAAGGAATCCATTATTACAGACATCGGGCCTGTTATCGGAACTCATGTTGGCCCTGGTACACTTTCTGTTTCAATCACGAATGTAAAATAA